In Hymenobacter gelipurpurascens, one DNA window encodes the following:
- a CDS encoding xanthine dehydrogenase family protein molybdopterin-binding subunit, translating into MDTEPQFFETNATPGVVGQPLSRVDGWAKVTGQAKYSAEYNRLPGLVHAVLKTSDVAKGRVVSIDASAAQRQPGVLGIFTHENLPKLARSPNSPEEKAALNSPMSFFPMQSDRIEYAGQPVAIVVADTLERAQYAASLLKVTISPEAPVASYLDPKATRFVPKVVKGVPGVTKRGEAQAAFASAPVQLTATYHHATNHHNPMEPGATIAHWEAADRLTVYDTTQAITWTQKTLSQMLGLKIEQVHVISKFLGGGFGCKAWVWPHVALAPLVARAVGRPVKLVLTRPQMFTGMGHREDQEQTLRLGATREGKLLALVHEKTSTTSPWDDYAESNHKILDMLYALPAFESTYHLAHANVMTSTSTRAPGEMPGSFAIECSMDDLAAQLNLDPIQVRLLNHADKDPATGHPWSSKSLKQCYQRGAELFGWNKRNPKAGQTREGRMLVGWGMATASYPVHSGKGNARVRLYADGRAVVQAGATDLGTGTYTINTQVAADALGIAPENVRFELGDSNLPTTTVSGGSMAAGTVSSSVYLAAQDVWRQLIKVAVADKKSPLYRAKPADVVMEKGRLQLKADPGKGEAFGELMKRAGLGDVEGSAIGRYGSNYEESLATSEQAPEHAMHAFGAHFCEVHVDPELGTVRVTRWVSVVAGGRILNPKTARSQVMGGSIFGIGAALMEQTVRDSNLARYTNADLAGYHVPVNADIPNMTVEFIDEHDPYVNAMGAKGIGEISVVGVTAAVSNAVFHATGRRLRSLPMTPDKVLAALRQPS; encoded by the coding sequence ATGGATACCGAACCCCAATTCTTTGAAACCAACGCGACGCCAGGCGTCGTGGGACAACCCCTGAGCCGCGTCGACGGCTGGGCGAAAGTGACGGGCCAGGCCAAGTACTCGGCTGAGTACAACCGCCTGCCGGGGCTGGTGCACGCCGTGCTCAAAACCAGCGACGTCGCCAAAGGGCGGGTGGTGAGCATCGATGCCAGCGCCGCCCAGCGGCAGCCGGGCGTGCTGGGCATCTTCACCCACGAGAACCTGCCCAAGCTTGCTCGTTCCCCCAACAGCCCGGAGGAAAAAGCGGCTCTCAATTCCCCGATGAGCTTTTTTCCGATGCAGTCGGACCGTATTGAGTATGCCGGCCAGCCGGTGGCCATCGTGGTGGCCGATACGCTGGAGCGCGCCCAGTATGCCGCCAGCCTGCTCAAAGTCACCATCTCGCCCGAGGCCCCGGTGGCTTCGTACCTGGACCCCAAGGCTACGCGATTCGTGCCGAAGGTGGTAAAGGGCGTGCCCGGCGTGACCAAGCGCGGGGAGGCGCAGGCGGCCTTTGCCAGTGCCCCGGTGCAGCTGACGGCTACCTACCACCACGCCACCAACCACCACAATCCCATGGAGCCGGGCGCGACCATTGCCCACTGGGAAGCGGCCGACCGCCTCACCGTTTACGACACCACGCAGGCCATTACCTGGACGCAGAAAACCCTGAGCCAGATGCTGGGCCTGAAAATCGAGCAGGTGCACGTGATTAGCAAGTTTCTGGGCGGCGGGTTTGGCTGCAAGGCCTGGGTGTGGCCCCACGTGGCGCTGGCCCCGCTCGTCGCCCGCGCCGTGGGCCGGCCCGTGAAGCTGGTGCTCACCCGCCCGCAGATGTTTACCGGCATGGGCCACCGCGAAGACCAGGAGCAGACCCTGCGCCTGGGCGCCACCAGAGAGGGCAAGCTGCTGGCCCTGGTGCACGAGAAAACGTCCACCACTTCGCCCTGGGACGACTACGCCGAAAGCAACCACAAGATTCTGGATATGCTCTACGCCCTGCCGGCGTTCGAGTCGACCTACCACCTGGCCCACGCCAATGTGATGACCTCGACTTCGACCCGCGCCCCGGGCGAGATGCCCGGCTCGTTTGCCATCGAGTGCTCCATGGACGATTTGGCCGCGCAGCTGAACCTGGACCCCATCCAGGTGCGCCTGCTCAACCACGCCGACAAAGACCCCGCCACGGGCCACCCCTGGAGCAGCAAGAGCCTGAAGCAGTGCTACCAACGCGGGGCCGAGCTCTTTGGCTGGAATAAGCGCAACCCCAAAGCCGGCCAGACCCGCGAAGGCCGCATGCTCGTGGGCTGGGGCATGGCCACGGCCAGCTACCCCGTACACAGCGGTAAGGGCAATGCCCGCGTCCGGCTCTACGCCGACGGCCGCGCTGTCGTGCAGGCCGGCGCCACCGACCTCGGCACCGGCACCTACACCATCAACACCCAGGTGGCGGCCGACGCGCTGGGCATCGCACCCGAAAACGTCCGCTTCGAGCTGGGCGACAGTAACCTGCCGACCACCACGGTTTCCGGCGGCTCCATGGCGGCCGGCACGGTCTCCTCGTCGGTGTACCTGGCGGCCCAGGATGTCTGGCGGCAGCTCATCAAAGTAGCCGTGGCCGATAAAAAGTCCCCCCTTTACCGCGCCAAGCCCGCTGATGTGGTGATGGAAAAAGGCCGCCTGCAACTCAAAGCCGACCCCGGAAAGGGCGAAGCATTCGGGGAGTTGATGAAGCGAGCTGGCCTGGGCGACGTGGAAGGCAGCGCCATCGGCCGCTACGGCAGCAACTACGAGGAATCCCTGGCCACGAGCGAGCAGGCTCCGGAACACGCCATGCACGCCTTTGGGGCGCACTTCTGCGAGGTGCACGTGGACCCCGAGCTGGGAACCGTGCGCGTGACCCGCTGGGTGAGTGTAGTAGCCGGCGGCCGCATACTTAACCCCAAGACGGCCCGCTCGCAGGTAATGGGCGGCAGCATTTTTGGCATCGGCGCAGCCCTGATGGAGCAGACCGTGCGCGACTCCAATCTGGCTCGCTACACCAATGCCGACCTGGCGGGCTACCACGTCCCCGTTAACGCCGACATCCCCAATATGACCGTGGAATTCATCGACGAGCATGACCCCTACGTCAACGCAATGGGGGCTAAAGGCATCGGGGAAATATCGGTCGTGGGCGTCACGGCTGCCGTGTCCAATGCCGTCTTCCATGCCACGGGCCGGCGCCTGCGCTCGTTGCCCATGACGCCGGACAAGGTGCTGGCAGCGTTGCGGCAACCCTCCTAA
- a CDS encoding NAD(P)-dependent alcohol dehydrogenase, with protein sequence MIESKGYAAQSPTSDLAPWTFERRDVGAHDVQIEILFCGVCHSDYHQIKNDWFPGVFPMVPGHEIVGRITQVGDHVKNFKVGDLAGVGCLVDSCQTCANCQQDLEQYCLEGNTQTYNQVGRDGNVTYGGYANNIVVREEFALHVSEKLDLAAVAPLLCAGITTYSPLRYWKVGQGHKLAVLGLGGLGHMAVKWGVAFGAEVTVLSTSPDKEAAARALGAHNFVVTKDEAQVAAVKGSFDFILDTVSAQHDLGMYLSLLATNGTHIIVGAPPKPLDLSAFSLFDGRKSVVGSSIGGIAETQEMLDFAAEHNIVSDIELINFKDINTAYERMLKGDVRYRFVIDIATL encoded by the coding sequence ATGATTGAATCGAAAGGCTACGCGGCGCAAAGCCCAACCAGTGACCTGGCTCCCTGGACCTTTGAACGCCGCGACGTGGGGGCACACGACGTGCAGATTGAAATTCTCTTCTGCGGCGTGTGCCACTCCGACTACCACCAGATTAAAAACGACTGGTTCCCGGGCGTCTTCCCGATGGTGCCGGGCCACGAAATCGTGGGCCGCATCACCCAGGTGGGCGACCACGTAAAGAACTTCAAAGTAGGCGACCTGGCCGGCGTCGGCTGCTTGGTGGACTCCTGCCAGACCTGCGCCAATTGTCAGCAGGACCTGGAGCAGTACTGCCTGGAAGGCAATACCCAAACCTACAACCAGGTAGGCCGCGACGGAAACGTCACCTACGGCGGCTATGCCAACAACATCGTGGTGCGCGAGGAATTTGCGCTGCACGTGTCGGAAAAGCTCGACCTGGCGGCCGTGGCGCCGCTGCTCTGTGCGGGCATTACTACCTACTCGCCGCTGCGTTACTGGAAAGTGGGCCAGGGCCACAAGCTGGCGGTGCTGGGCCTCGGCGGCCTGGGCCACATGGCCGTGAAATGGGGCGTGGCGTTTGGCGCGGAAGTGACCGTGCTCAGCACTTCGCCCGACAAGGAAGCCGCTGCCCGGGCTCTGGGCGCGCACAACTTCGTAGTGACCAAGGACGAGGCGCAGGTGGCGGCCGTGAAAGGCTCGTTCGACTTCATCCTCGACACCGTTTCGGCGCAGCACGACCTGGGCATGTACTTGTCGCTGCTGGCTACCAACGGCACGCACATCATCGTGGGCGCGCCGCCCAAGCCCTTAGACCTGTCGGCCTTCTCGCTGTTCGACGGGCGCAAGAGCGTGGTGGGCTCCAGCATCGGCGGCATTGCTGAAACGCAGGAAATGCTCGACTTCGCGGCCGAGCACAACATCGTTTCGGATATCGAGCTGATTAATTTCAAGGACATCAACACCGCGTATGAGCGCATGCTGAAAGGCGACGTGCGCTACCGCTTCGTCATCGACATCGCCACGCTGTAG
- a CDS encoding acyl carrier protein has product MKDAFWQQVMSLLPHPSAGGPLTAVSIGLGLDSLDFVELVLEVEKQFDIRFSHAELAELRTVQLLLSDIDQHLRRPLYAQFFAQLLQKSTWRL; this is encoded by the coding sequence ATGAAAGATGCTTTCTGGCAGCAGGTCATGTCCTTGCTGCCCCATCCGTCAGCTGGCGGCCCTCTTACCGCTGTCAGCATCGGCTTGGGGCTTGACTCGCTGGATTTCGTCGAACTGGTGCTGGAAGTGGAAAAGCAGTTCGACATCCGTTTTTCCCACGCGGAACTGGCTGAGCTGCGCACGGTGCAACTCCTGCTCAGCGACATCGACCAGCATCTGCGGCGTCCCTTGTACGCCCAATTCTTTGCCCAGCTCCTTCAGAAAAGCACGTGGCGGTTATAG
- a CDS encoding carboxymuconolactone decarboxylase family protein, with protein MVHISISFQLVLGLLLMLATAVQAQTKASVPAPLTGRQQSIATVSALTAQGDLPRLQKALHEGLEAGLTVNEAKEVLVHLYAYCGFPRSLQGLNTLMKVLDERKAQGLNVVVGKTASPISSTEPKYERGMKNLETLTGKAETGPKTGVYAFSPEIDVFLREHLFADIFDRDVLTYQEREIATISALVSLGGVEPMLQSHILNGMHVGLTEAQVQQIIALNEVAVGKKDADAGRAVLKKALGTKQK; from the coding sequence ATGGTACACATCAGCATTTCTTTCCAGTTAGTACTTGGCTTGCTCCTGATGCTGGCAACAGCCGTACAGGCCCAGACCAAGGCTTCGGTGCCCGCGCCCCTCACGGGGAGGCAGCAATCCATCGCCACTGTTTCCGCCCTCACGGCCCAGGGTGACCTGCCCCGCTTGCAGAAAGCCTTGCACGAGGGCCTGGAAGCCGGCCTGACCGTAAATGAAGCGAAGGAAGTGCTGGTGCACCTGTATGCGTACTGCGGCTTTCCGCGCAGCCTGCAAGGCTTGAACACGCTGATGAAGGTGCTGGACGAGCGCAAAGCCCAGGGCCTAAACGTCGTGGTGGGCAAGACCGCATCGCCCATCAGCAGCACCGAGCCCAAGTACGAGCGCGGCATGAAGAACCTGGAAACGCTCACTGGCAAAGCGGAAACCGGACCCAAAACCGGGGTGTATGCCTTCAGCCCCGAAATCGACGTGTTTCTACGCGAGCACCTGTTCGCCGACATTTTTGACCGCGACGTGCTCACCTACCAGGAGCGGGAAATTGCCACCATTTCGGCGCTGGTAAGCTTGGGCGGCGTCGAGCCCATGCTGCAGTCCCACATCCTCAACGGCATGCACGTTGGGCTGACGGAGGCGCAGGTTCAGCAGATTATCGCGTTGAACGAGGTAGCCGTCGGGAAGAAGGACGCTGACGCCGGCCGGGCTGTGCTGAAGAAGGCGCTGGGAACCAAGCAGAAATAA
- a CDS encoding flavodoxin produces the protein MGCTSFQTEDTAASGAPAVEPGKVLIVYLSRTSNTKAVAGIIQRTVGGKVVALELEKPYPANYQATVQQVSDENEKGYLPPLRTSVENIRQYDVIFVGFPTWGMQLPPPLKSFLKQYDLSGKTIVPFSTHAGYGVGSGFETVKAMAPRSTVLEGFSTKGGVERDGVLFVMAGNKEKQVQNEVQAWLKRIKLLSSK, from the coding sequence ATGGGTTGTACTTCCTTCCAAACCGAGGACACCGCTGCAAGTGGAGCACCGGCTGTCGAGCCCGGCAAAGTATTGATTGTGTACTTGTCGCGCACCAGCAACACGAAAGCCGTGGCGGGTATCATTCAGCGAACGGTGGGCGGGAAAGTGGTGGCCCTGGAATTAGAAAAGCCTTATCCTGCCAACTACCAAGCCACGGTGCAGCAGGTGAGCGATGAAAATGAAAAGGGCTATTTGCCACCCCTGCGCACCAGCGTCGAGAACATCCGGCAATACGACGTCATCTTCGTCGGCTTCCCGACCTGGGGAATGCAGCTGCCTCCGCCCTTGAAAAGCTTTCTGAAGCAGTACGACCTTAGCGGGAAAACCATTGTGCCGTTCAGCACCCACGCGGGCTATGGGGTAGGCAGCGGTTTTGAAACGGTCAAGGCAATGGCGCCCCGGAGCACCGTCCTGGAAGGGTTTTCAACGAAAGGTGGCGTGGAAAGAGACGGCGTGCTTTTCGTGATGGCGGGCAATAAGGAAAAGCAGGTACAGAATGAAGTACAAGCTTGGCTGAAAAGAATTAAGCTCCTGAGCAGCAAGTAA
- a CDS encoding four-helix bundle copper-binding protein, with amino-acid sequence MSASKLCRSWLCAEVCKACGDECEKHGAHMQHCQECADACRRCEEACRQPMAA; translated from the coding sequence ATCAGCGCATCCAAACTCTGCCGATCATGGCTGTGCGCGGAGGTCTGCAAGGCCTGCGGTGACGAGTGCGAGAAGCATGGTGCCCACATGCAGCATTGCCAAGAATGTGCCGACGCTTGCCGCCGTTGCGAGGAGGCATGTCGCCAGCCTATGGCTGCGTAA